Within the Arthrobacter caoxuetaonis genome, the region CGGTCCGGGGCGCGGGTTGGGCTGGTGGCACCCAGCGGTCCGCCGAAGCCGGAACAGCTGGAACGGGCTGAGGAGGTGCTGCGCGGCTGGGGGCTGGAACCTGTGCGGGGCAAGCACCTGCTGGACCACCATCCCCGTGCCAGCTACCTTGCCGGCAGTGATGCGGACCGTGCCAGTGACCTGCAGGACGCCTGGTGCGATGACTCGCTGGACGCCGTCCTGTGCGTGCGCGGCGGCTACGGCGCCGTCCGGGTATTGGACCTGCTGGATGTGCCCAAGCTGGCCTCGGCCCGGCCCAAGCCGCTGCTGGGATCCTCCGACATCACGGCACTGCATGTGTTCTGGGCCGAGGAGCTGGGCCTGGCCACCTGGTTCACTCCGATGGTGGCAACCGGGGCGTTCCTGGATGATCCGGTTGCGGCCGCGGGCGTGCACCGGGCACTGCTGGAACCATACGCAGGCACGTCGTACACGGGCCCCGCAGCCGAGGCGCTGGTGCCCGGCACTGCCCACGGCGTCCTGACCGGCGGCAACCTGGCCCTGCTGGCCATGCTCAACGGTGCACGAACGCGGAAGCCGGTGGACAACACCGGGCGGATCGGGCTGCTGGAGGATGTCACCGAAGAGCCGTACCGGCTGGACGGGTTGCTGCAGACCTTGCTGCGGTCCGGTTGGTTTGACGGCCTCACCGGCCTGGCGCTGGGTTCCTGGTCCGAGTGCGGCGACCTCGCCGAGGTGCGGGCCCTCTGCGTCGAGTTGCTGGCTCCGCTCGGCATTCCGCTGGTCTGGGAACTGGGCTTCGGACACGGTCCCGCCGCGCACAGCATCCCCCTTGGTGTCCCTGCCACCCTGACGGCAGGCCCGCAGCCGCAGCTGGTCCTGGACTGACCGGCATGGACCTGACACGCCAGCTGCAGGACCTGCTCGACGACGCCGTCGGGCAGGGCATGACGCCCTCAGCGGTGTGCGCCGCATCGCTCGACGGCGAAGCGTTGCCCGTACTCTCCGCCGGTCTGGCCCTGCGCTTCGGCGCCGACGGCGTGCCGCTGCCTGCCGAGGAGCGGGTGCCGGCCGATCCGCAGACCTGGTACGACCTCGCGTCGGTGACCAAACCCTTTTCCGCCCTCGCCGTCCTGGCGCTGGCGCGGGACGGGCTCCTGGACCTGGACGAGCCGGTGGCCGCCCGGCTGTCCGCTTTCGCCGCACCGTATCGGGGGAGCGAAGCGGGGAAGCAGCGCGTGACGCTGCGGCATCTGCTTACTCACACCTCGGGGCTGCCGGGCACCTGGGACGGCTGGCGGGAGCCACTGCCGGACCGGCAGACCGCGCTGGCCTCCCTGCTCTCCGTTCCGCTGGTTGCGGAGCCCGGTACCGGTTTCAGCTATTCGTGCGTGGGTTACAACTCCGCCATGGCGCTGGCGGAAAGCGTCACCGGGATGGCTTGGCGGACGCTCGTCGAGCTCCTGGTCCTGGATCCCCTGGCGCTGGGCGGCGACATCACGTTCCAGCCCGACCCCGGACACTGCGCCGCCACGGAATGCGGCTCGCCGGACGGGCGCGCCCTGGTCCGCGGCGAGGTGCATGACGAATCCGCGTACGCCCTGGGCGGGGCCGCCGCCAACGCAGGACTGTTCGGTACAGCCTCCGGCGTCCTCCGGTTCGCCGAAGCGCTGCGCGGCGGGATCCCGGCGCTCCTGCCCGGTCCGCTGGCAGAACTGCTGTGGGAGGACCAGCTGGACGGCCTGATGGGCTCCGCCGCAGGGGCGGCCCGCACCGGCGTCGGATACGGACAGTCCGTGGGCCTGCGGATCGGCCAGCTCGGCTGGATGGGCGGGGAAGCCGCGGACGCCCGCGGCCACAACGGTTTCACGGGCACCTCTTTCCTGACCGACCGGGGGCGCCGGCTCAGCGTGGTCCTGCTGACCAACCGGGTCCACCCCACCCGCGACGGAACCGACGTTACGCCGCTGCGGAAGGCGGTCAACGAGGCCGTCTACACCGCTTAGACCCCATCCATCCCTCCAGGAGAGTTCATGCCCGTTCTATCCGATTACAGCGACGGCACCCCCGAGATCGCGTTTTGCCTGCTGAACCCCGACGGCGGCACGGCGGCCTCCCGCGGCGCGGACACTGCGTTCTATTCAGCCAGCACCATCAAACTGGCCGTCCTGCTGGCGGTACTGCAGGCGGTGGACCGCGGTGAGCTGTCGCTGGAGATGAGGTTTCCCGCTCGGGACACGTTCTCCAGCGCCGTGCCCGATGGCGGCGAGTTCGGCTTCCCGGGCGATGAGGCAGACCCGGGAATGCCGGCGGCGGGCACCGAGATGTCCCTGGCCGCCGTGCTGGACCGGATGATCACTGTCTCCTCGAACGCGGCCACGAACATGGCCGTGGACCTGGTCGGGTTCGACGCCGTGAACCGCACCCTCGCCGGCGCCGGTGCAGCGTCGTCGTACATGCAGCGCTATATCGGCGACCTGGCCGCGTTGGAGGCCGGGCTCACCCACCAGGTGACGGCGGCGGATCTGGCCCGCACCATGTACGCACTGATTTCCGGAAAGGCGCTGGGGCCGGAATCCACGGAGTTCGCGCTGGGCCTCCTGGCCCGGCAGGAGTTCGCCTGGATTGCCGCCGGCCTTGCCCCGGACACGGTCCAGGGCAGCAAGTCCGGCTGGGTGACAGGTATCAGCCACGATGTTGCGTTCTTCGCCCCGGCCGGCACTCTGCTGCAGGCGCCGTTGGAGCGGGCGTGGGTGTTGGCCATCTGCACCCGCGGCTACGAAGCGGATGCCGGCCAGGAGGTGCTTGCCGCCGTCGCCGGCCTGGCTGCTGCGGTGGCAGGAAGCGAGTTCAGTGCCGTGGTGCCGGCCGGCTAGGTCAGTACAGCTAGGCCGGATCGGTGCGGATGCCGGCGGCGGCCAGCCCGGTGTGCAGGCCGGTGATGCCCTGTCCGGGAACTGACGGCAGGTGCAGGACGGGACCGACGTAGCGGACGCCGCCGTCGACCGCCGGCACCGCGGGCCACAGGCCGCCGTCCAGGTCCTGGCCGCTGCGCCCGGGGAACCCCGTGCCCAGTCCCGCGGCTGCGGCCAGCGCAGCACCGGCTCCGGCGCCTACAGTGCTTTCGAGCATGCAGCCGACCAGTACGCCCAGTCCGTGCCCGCGGGCCGCGGCGAGCAGGCGGACGGCGGGATAGATGCCGCCTGCCTTGGCCAGTTTGAGGTTCACCAGCGCCGCCGCACGGTGTTGCAGCAGGGGTTCCAGGTCCCGCTCGTCCTGGACGGATTCGTCGGCCATGACGGGCACGTCGACGGCGGCCCGCACCCGGGCCAGCCCGGCCCAGTTCCCTGCGGCCACCGGCTGCTCAGCCAGCTCCAGCCCGACTCCGGCGTCGGCCATGGCGTTCAGGACCCGCACTGCCTCGTCCGGTGAATAGGCTTGGTTCGCGTCGACCCGCAGCCGCACGTCCGGGCCCACCGCAGCGCGGACAGCAGTCAGCCCTGCCACGGCGTCCAGGTCGGCGCGGAGCTTGACCTTCAGGCAGCGAAAACCTTTCTGCACCCATCCGGTGGCTGCATCGGCCAGAGCCTCAGGTTCCGCGGCGGAGAGGGTAATGTCCGTGAGTACGGTGTCTTCCAGATTCGGCCCGGCGACCTGCGGCCCCGCGACCTGCGGATACGTGATTGCCAGGAACCGGTGCAGGGGCTGTCCGGCGGTTACGGCCGCGAGGTCATGCACGGCGCAGTCGAGTCCCATCCGTACCGCGGACGGCACCGGAGCTCCGGCGATGCGGCGCACCAGGCTGTCCAGGTCGCTGATGGGGCGGCCGATCACCAGGGGAGCGAGGTCCTGCCGTGCCCGGGCCAGCACCTCTGCGGTGCTGACCCCGGTCACCCGGCTGACCGGCGTCTCGCCCCATCCGCTGCGGCCGTCCGAGTCCTGCAGCCGGAACAGCACTGTTTCCAGGACGGAGGACGTCCGGACGGCGGTGCTGAAGGTTCCGGTCAGCGGGAGGCTGAGAGGGTGCAGGTCCAGGGTGGTGATGGTGGCCATGCGTGCTGTGCTCCTGCTGGTGCCGGGCCCGCCTTAGACCACCCGTGCCTCGATCAGCACGGGGCCCTCGGCTTCCAGAGCTTTCCGGTACGCAGCTGCGAATTCTTCCCGGGTTTCGGTGCGGCTTGCCGGAACGCCGTAGCCCTCGGCCAGGGACACGAAATCGATTCCGCCGAGCGTCAGCCCCGGCACGTCCGGAACGCCCATGCGTTGGGCGAATCCTGCAAGCGCGCCGTAGCCGGAGTTATTGACGATCACAAAGACCGTCCGCGTTCCGTGCTGCGCGGCCGTGTAGAGCGCGCTGATGCCGTAGTTGGCGGAACCGTCTCCTACGGTGGCGACGACGGTCATGTCTGGCTTGGCCAGTGCTACGCCCACAGCAGCCGGGAGCCCGAATCCAAGACCGCCGGAGGCAGGGAAGTGGTACATCCCCGGGCGGTCCATGGCGACCCGTTCCAGGTATTCCAGGTCCAGGGTG harbors:
- a CDS encoding S66 peptidase family protein, whose protein sequence is MSGAAHPELGPLRSGARVGLVAPSGPPKPEQLERAEEVLRGWGLEPVRGKHLLDHHPRASYLAGSDADRASDLQDAWCDDSLDAVLCVRGGYGAVRVLDLLDVPKLASARPKPLLGSSDITALHVFWAEELGLATWFTPMVATGAFLDDPVAAAGVHRALLEPYAGTSYTGPAAEALVPGTAHGVLTGGNLALLAMLNGARTRKPVDNTGRIGLLEDVTEEPYRLDGLLQTLLRSGWFDGLTGLALGSWSECGDLAEVRALCVELLAPLGIPLVWELGFGHGPAAHSIPLGVPATLTAGPQPQLVLD
- a CDS encoding serine hydrolase, encoding MPVLSDYSDGTPEIAFCLLNPDGGTAASRGADTAFYSASTIKLAVLLAVLQAVDRGELSLEMRFPARDTFSSAVPDGGEFGFPGDEADPGMPAAGTEMSLAAVLDRMITVSSNAATNMAVDLVGFDAVNRTLAGAGAASSYMQRYIGDLAALEAGLTHQVTAADLARTMYALISGKALGPESTEFALGLLARQEFAWIAAGLAPDTVQGSKSGWVTGISHDVAFFAPAGTLLQAPLERAWVLAICTRGYEADAGQEVLAAVAGLAAAVAGSEFSAVVPAG
- a CDS encoding mandelate racemase/muconate lactonizing enzyme family protein, which encodes MATITTLDLHPLSLPLTGTFSTAVRTSSVLETVLFRLQDSDGRSGWGETPVSRVTGVSTAEVLARARQDLAPLVIGRPISDLDSLVRRIAGAPVPSAVRMGLDCAVHDLAAVTAGQPLHRFLAITYPQVAGPQVAGPNLEDTVLTDITLSAAEPEALADAATGWVQKGFRCLKVKLRADLDAVAGLTAVRAAVGPDVRLRVDANQAYSPDEAVRVLNAMADAGVGLELAEQPVAAGNWAGLARVRAAVDVPVMADESVQDERDLEPLLQHRAAALVNLKLAKAGGIYPAVRLLAAARGHGLGVLVGCMLESTVGAGAGAALAAAAGLGTGFPGRSGQDLDGGLWPAVPAVDGGVRYVGPVLHLPSVPGQGITGLHTGLAAAGIRTDPA
- a CDS encoding serine hydrolase domain-containing protein; the encoded protein is MDLTRQLQDLLDDAVGQGMTPSAVCAASLDGEALPVLSAGLALRFGADGVPLPAEERVPADPQTWYDLASVTKPFSALAVLALARDGLLDLDEPVAARLSAFAAPYRGSEAGKQRVTLRHLLTHTSGLPGTWDGWREPLPDRQTALASLLSVPLVAEPGTGFSYSCVGYNSAMALAESVTGMAWRTLVELLVLDPLALGGDITFQPDPGHCAATECGSPDGRALVRGEVHDESAYALGGAAANAGLFGTASGVLRFAEALRGGIPALLPGPLAELLWEDQLDGLMGSAAGAARTGVGYGQSVGLRIGQLGWMGGEAADARGHNGFTGTSFLTDRGRRLSVVLLTNRVHPTRDGTDVTPLRKAVNEAVYTA